Part of the Vulcanisaeta thermophila genome, CATTTATTGAGTAGGGTAGTGGTGGTAATTCGTACCTTTTGAATAATGTGCTTGGTAGGCTCATCAGGACCTTGTCTCTGGCTTATTAATAAATGTTGCACTTTAATTATTTTACAGGATTATGCCAAACACCACCTAACCCTAAATGGTTATCCCACGAATCCGAGAGATCCTCATGGCCATACCTAAAGACTTCCACCTAACTCACTAGGGTTTGTCTGCCTTAGGAAGACCGTGAGTGGTGGTGAAGCCCAACGACGTTGAATTATTATTCAGGGGAACCGCACAGACTTTGAAATACTTAAGCATTTCTGCCCTATTAATGGTGATGAATCACCTTAATAACCGCCTCACTTTAAATTATTAAGACTATTAGGGCCTTTAGAGTGCTGTATCATCTACTGTGTACGTATCATCCATGTCTACGTCAACGTTCTCCTGGCTAATCATGAATTCGGTAAAGCCAGCCAAGAGTAAGAGGTCCATTGGTATTAAATTAAGTAGTAGCATTAACGGAATCAATTGGGCATATTCATTAAGTAATTGAACAGCTTCATCTGGTGCCGCTGTAGTAATCCTATTGGCTAAGACCTTAAGCTTTTCAAGGGCTTTGTTAGCTTCCTCAAGTCCTGTGGGTGTTAATTCATACGCATCCCTCTTGATTAAGAAGCCCCTTTTGGTTCTGGTCACTATCTTGTCATTCTCAAGATAATTCAGTTCCTTAGCCACTGATTCTACATCTACCCCTAGGTAATGGGCTATTTCATCGGCAGTTAAAGGCCCTTTCTCCCTTAGTAGTATTAGAATTTCCTCCTTAAGCGTTAATTCCACATTTTCGAATGTATTTGCTTTCTTAAAAACCATTCTCACATAAGTTAGGCTTATTAACGTGTTGGCATTATCGTACGCCGTGCCTGCCAATGAGGTAATTAATGTAATTACGGGGATACTTACGACATTCCTAGGGGGGTTATTATTCACGAATGCCGTGGAGTACCTTGGTGGTAGGGTAAGGCTTGGTGGCTCCTTCATTGGTGCTGTGGTTTCGCCGATATTCACGTCCATGCCCGAGCTCGTGGTCTTCCTAGTGGCCCTCTACCTCTATGGTGGTTCTGTGGGTGAGGAGATTGGTATTGGGACTGTAATTGGTGAGCCCTTCATGGTAGCCACCATAGTATTCCCAGTGCTATTCCTAGTGGTATTCCTGGGGTTGGTGATGCGCACTAGGGATGATGCGGTCTTAGAGGTGGAGAGGGAGTTGGTGACGCCGTACATCTTCTTCACGGCGCTATTCCCCACAGTATTACTCCCTGCTTTACTGCCCATGGACGTAGCGAGGCTCATAGTGGCTTTATTATTGTTCGCGGCTTACGTGTACTACATAAGTAGGATGTACAGGTCACAAGGCTCATTGATCGAGGAGTACGATGAAGCCTACTTACTAAGGCTAGTTAAAGCACGTAGTGATCGCCTGACTTACCTGTTACTATCTACTCAATTGGCCGTGTCCGCCGTGCTTTTGATCATGGGGTCGAGGTTAATGGTGACCGGCGTGGGTGAGTTAGCCGAGGCGTTAAATGTGAGTGCCATGGCGATGTCAATAA contains:
- a CDS encoding sodium:calcium antiporter — its product is MPANEVINVITGILTTFLGGLLFTNAVEYLGGRVRLGGSFIGAVVSPIFTSMPELVVFLVALYLYGGSVGEEIGIGTVIGEPFMVATIVFPVLFLVVFLGLVMRTRDDAVLEVERELVTPYIFFTALFPTVLLPALLPMDVARLIVALLLFAAYVYYISRMYRSQGSLIEEYDEAYLLRLVKARSDRLTYLLLSTQLAVSAVLLIMGSRLMVTGVGELAEALNVSAMAMSIIITPIATVIPESITAIIWTFRGRDTLAVASLVGEKVLYSTVYPALGLLLTEWSLSMEAIVSVVEVEVSSLVILYHVIRGRLTWDTAIIGLTGYIIYLLITTHVL
- a CDS encoding HTH domain-containing protein — its product is MELTLKEEILILLREKGPLTADEIAHYLGVDVESVAKELNYLENDKIVTRTKRGFLIKRDAYELTPTGLEEANKALEKLKVLANRITTAAPDEAVQLLNEYAQLIPLMLLLNLIPMDLLLLAGFTEFMISQENVDVDMDDTYTVDDTAL